A genomic stretch from Telopea speciosissima isolate NSW1024214 ecotype Mountain lineage chromosome 7, Tspe_v1, whole genome shotgun sequence includes:
- the LOC122669918 gene encoding transcription factor MYB1-like: MGRSPCCAKEGLNRGAWSAYEDRILTSYINTHGEGKWRDLPQKAGLKRCGKSCRLRWLNYLRPDIKRGNISKEEEELIIRLHKLLGNRWSLIAGRLPGRTDNEVKNYWNTNLSKKLQSKTSSQKQLNKTEDSKNPSSSEGNPNPSVEVPQEKAQINSIPHVIRTRAVRCTKVVLPEQQGNHQMNTHNYLEFASPSTQGVMDDNTSTNYMMDFDIGDLFISDLLNSDFLQLQCDGIQSAADHECENNSPSTTEYPFSAHELLENSPKKAMFEPNEALELKKLCSFLDSEEEWIETQ, translated from the exons atgGGTAGGAGCCCATGTTGTGCCAAAGAGGGACTCAACAGAGGAGCATGGTCAGCTTACGAAGATCGGATACTTACTTCCTACATTAACACTCATGGAGAAGGGAAATGGAGAGACCTCCCTCAAAAAGCAG GTTTGAAGCGATGTGGGAAGAGTTGCAGGCTGCGATGGTTGAACTACCTGAGGCCAGACATCAAGAGAGGCAACatttccaaagaagaagaagagctcaTCATCAGACTTCATAAGCTGCTCGGTAACAG ATGGTCTCTAATAGCGGGAAGACTACCGGGGCGAACAGACAATGAAGTCAAGAACTACTGGAACACCAATCTGAGCAAGAAACTTCAAAGCAAGACTTCTTCACAAAAACAACTTAACAAAACTGAAGATTCTAAGAACCCATCATCATCAGAAGGTAATCCTAATCCCTCAGTGGAAGTTCCCCAAGAGAAAGCACAAATAAACAGTATTCCCCACGTCATTAGAACCAGAGCTGTAAGGTGTACAAAGGTTGTTCTACCAGAGCAACAAGGGAATCATCAGATGAACACCCATAATTATCTTGAGTTTGCTTCACCTTCGACCCAAGGAGTCATGGATGACAACACTTCAACAAATTATATGATGGATTTTGACATTGGCGACCTTTTCATCTCTGATCTTCTCAACTCAGATTTCTTGCAACTTCAATGTGATGGAATTCAGTCTGCAGCAGATCATGAATGTGAGAATAATTCGCCTTCCACCACTGAGTATCCTTTCTCGGCTCATGAATTGCTTgaaaattcaccaaaaaaagCAATGTTTGAACCAAATGAAGCATTGGAGCTCAAGAAGCTCTGTTCTTTTCTTGATTCTGAAGAAGAATGGATTGAAACTCAataa